One Zeugodacus cucurbitae isolate PBARC_wt_2022May chromosome 3, idZeuCucr1.2, whole genome shotgun sequence genomic region harbors:
- the LOC105209667 gene encoding protein nubbin isoform X2, which translates to MVMSELRWSTGPKDNNNSLKHDLLKTPTSGHIMQNRYISRLARSPSPLQYAASDCGDNNSVAGNSSDRCLSPQSPPIFATPQDEHQQHQLPALKSHLLDVLNRGENALDCKLTTTKDIEPMRDTESGALNLTSESSRQSLQSPSPSLKSLRAGRSSPTTSVCESATTFTNNTYPMSNISSQQAQLAVAASAGLGLGSPLFSHALSTSISPQDFTQFQQALQQQQTALHQQFQSYIEILRSGSLGISPDDPSMATQVAAAQFLFHSRVQALTQATQQLQSLQKQQELQKQSHHHHHNQQQQQQREETPKPCHLHTSTPAHTPIQSPASSPLPLQTNFNINSHSQITPPNPGTSLKVSGILTPNAISGAPQTPQMLKHAGAAQRLAGEPSPEETTDLEELEQFAKTFKQRRIKLGFTQGDVGLAMGKLYGNDFSQTTISRFEALNLSFKNMCKLKPLLQKWLEDADRTIQATGGVFDPAALQTVSTPEVMGRRRKKRTSIETSIRGALEKAFMMNQKPTSEEISQLADRLCMEKEVVRVWFCNRRQKEKRINPSMDSPTGEHGSESPYMMMQ; encoded by the exons CATCCGATTGTGGAGACAATAATTCGGTAGCGGGGAATTCCAGTGATCGCTGCTTATCGCCACAGAGTCCGCCAATATTCGCTACGCCACAGGACGAACACCAACAACATCAGCTGCCAGCACTAAAGTCTCACTTGTTGGACGTACTGAACCGAGGTGAGAACGCGTTGGACTGTAAATTAACTACGACAAAAGATATTGAACCTATGCGGGACACAGAGTCCGGTGCGCTTAACTTGACCAGTGAGAGTTCGCGTCAGAGTCTGCAATCGCCGTCTCCGTCTTTGAAATCGCTGCGCGCTGGTCGCTCTTCACCTACAACGTCCGTTTGCGAAAGTGCGACAACCTTTACCAACAACACATATCCCATGTCAAATATATCCTCGCAACAGGCGCAACTCGCTGTGGCGGCGAGCGCAGGTCTCGGCCTGGGCAGTCCATTATTCTCCCACGCTCTCAGCACTTCGATCTCACCGCAAGACTTTACGCAGTTTCAGCaagcgctacaacaacaacaaaccgcaTTGCATCAACAATTCCAAAGCTATATAGAGATTTTGCGCAGTGGATCATTGGGCATCTCGCCGGACGACCCAAGCATGGCCACTCAAGTAGCTGCCGCACAGTTCCTATTCCATAGCCGTGTACAGGCGCTCACTCAAGCAACCCAGCAATTGCAGTCTCTTCAGAAGCAGCAAGAGCTGCAGAAACAATCccatcaccaccaccacaaccaacagcaacagcaacaacgagaAGAAACTCCAAAACCATGTCATTTGCATACATCAACGCCGGCGCATACGCCCATACAAAGTCCCGCCTCATCTCCACTGCCGCTACAAACGAACTTCAATATAAATTCGCATAGTCAAATAACGCCGCCCAATCCGGGCACTAGTCTCAAAGTGAGCGGGATTCTGACGCCGAATGCAATCAGCGGCGCTCCGCAAACACCTCAAATGCTAAAACATGCCGGAGCCGCCCAGCGCTTGGCTGGAGAACCGTCGCCAGAGGAAACCACAGATCTCGAGGAGCTCGAACAGTTCGCGAAAACATTTAAGCAACGCCGCATCAAGTTGGGCTTCACGCAAGGCGATGTCGGCCTGGCTATGGGCAAACTCTACGGCAATGACTTTTCACAGACGACGATTTCGCGCTTTGAAGCCTTGAATTTGAGTTTTAAGAATATGTGCAAGCTGAAACCGTTGCTGCAGAAATGGTTGGAAGACGCCGATCGGACGATACAGGCGACTGGAGG CGTTTTCGATCCAGCTGCATTACAAACTGTGAGCACACCCGAGGTTATGGGTCGTCGCCGGAAGAAGCGCACCTCAATCGAAACATCGATACGGGGGGCACTTGAAAAAGCCTTCATGATGAATCAGAAACCCACAAGCGAGGAGATCAGCCAATTGGCCGACCGCCTGTGTATGGAGAAGGAGGTGGTGCGCGTTTGGTTCTGCAACCGACGGCAGAAGGAGAAGCGCATCAACCCGTCCATGGACAGCCCGACCGGGGAACATGGCAGTGAGTCGCCCTACATGATGATGCAGTGA